From the genome of Alphaproteobacteria bacterium, one region includes:
- the rpsT gene encoding 30S ribosomal protein S20 encodes MANHHSAKVRIRRNERRTTINGNRIGRIRTHVKLVEAAIAAGDKPAATAALRAAQPEMQRGAQKGVMHANTVSRKLSRLSARIKALA; translated from the coding sequence ATTCGGCAAAAGTACGCATTCGTCGCAACGAGCGCCGCACCACGATCAATGGAAACCGGATCGGGCGTATCCGCACGCATGTGAAACTGGTCGAAGCCGCGATTGCCGCGGGTGACAAGCCGGCCGCGACGGCCGCGTTGCGCGCAGCGCAGCCGGAAATGCAGCGCGGGGCTCAAAAAGGTGTGATGCACGCCAACACGGTGTCGCGAAAGCTGTCTCGCTTGTCGGCTCGTATAAAGGCCTTGGCGTAA